The nucleotide sequence GGCTGCACGTGAGGTCGTTGAAAAGACCAAGGCCGCAGTCGACGCTGCCCCCGCCGGCGCGCCGGGCGCTCCGGGTGCTGCAAATGCGCCGGGTCGCGCTGCCGAGCCGCCGATCTCCGACAGCCTCAAGATCGACGATCTCAAGCTGGAACTGGGCTATGGCCTGCTCGGCCTCGTCAAGGAAGATGAAACCGGCACTGACCGCCTGACCGAGCAGATCAAGGCACTGCGCCGCCAGCTGGCGCTCGACCTCGGTTTCGTCATGCCGCCGGTGCGCATCCTCGATAACATGCAGCTCGAACCCAATGACTATAAGGTTCGCATCAAGGAAGTGGAGGCGGGCCACGGCCAGATCCACGCCAACCTTCTGATGGTCATGGATCCCTATGGCAACCAGATCGACCTGCCGGGCCATCAGACCACCGAGCCGACCTTCGGCCTGCCAGCGACCTGGATCGATCCGGCGCTGCGCGATGAAGCCGAGCTGCGCGGCCTCTCGATCATCGATCCCTCGACCGTGATCTCGACCCATCTGACCGAAGTGCTCAAGGCCAATGTCGCCGAGCTCTTGAGCTACGCCAATGTGCAGAGCCTGCTCTCGGGCCTGCCCAAGGAACAGCAGAAGCTGGTGGAAGACATCGTCCCCAGCCAGATCACCGTGTCGGGCGTGCAGCGCGTGCTGCAGGCGCTGCTGGCCGAGCGCATCTCGATCCGCGATCTCTCGACCATTCTCGAGGGCATTGCCGAGATCGCCGGACCCGGTCGCTCGATCCAGGCCATTTCCGAGCATGTGCGCAGTCGTCTGGCGCGCCAGATCTGCGCCACCAACCTCGGGCCGGACGGCAATCTGCCGCTCCTCACGCTTTCGCCGCAGTGGGAACGCGACTTCGCCGAAGCCATGGTTGGCGAAGGCGAAAACAGGCACCTCGCCATGGCGCCGAGCCGCCTGCAGCAGTTCATCGCCTCGATCGGCGCCGCCTTTGAAAAGGCAGCACAGCAGGGCGAACTGCCAGTGCTGATCACCTCGCCGTCCATCCGCCCGCATGTGCGCTCGATCATCGAGCGGTTCCGCCCGCAGACGGTCGTCATGAGCCAGAACGAAGTGCATCCGCGCGTCCGCCTGCGGACTGTTGGCAGCGTTTAAGAAGGCACGGATTAATACTGGAATAACCTAATAGTGCGGCGCAGTTTTTTATTGTCATTATCGTGCTACATTAACGTGTGTCTACGTAATGGGGTGCGCGATGGAAGGGTCAGTCAGACGTAAGCGACGCATATCGCTGACCGCTTTTCTGAGCTTTGTCATACTGACTGCCCTGGCGCCGCCGCTGCTGCTGCTGGCCCTGGTGGTGTTCCGCACCGCCGAGACAGACCGCGCCGCAGCGCTGACTATTCTGGTCGACAATTCCAAGGTCATCGCATCCATGGTTCATGGCGCGCTGGTCTCCGATGTGGAAGTGCTCAAGACGGTGGGGTCCCACGTCAACGAACTGCACACCGACCTCGAAAGCGAACTCGATCTCATCACCTAACACTTCCGCGGCGAGGCCGTGGTTCTTTCCGACACATCGGCAGACACCAGCCCGGACCGGCCCTGGACAGTATCGAACCTCCTCGACATCAATCCCGGCGAGAGCGCCAAGCTGGTCTTCGAGGTGCCTCTGGCAGACGGCACCGGCGACCAGATGCGGGTGACGGCCGATTCCACGGCTGTGTCGGGAAAGATATCGTTTGGCGAAATGGAGAACCAGACGCTGGTGGCCGTGGTCGTCGGCAATGGCAATATGATTACCCGCTCGACGGAAGCGGCGGAAAACCTCGGCAAGCGCGTTCCCACCTGGGAAGCCCTGCTTGCGGTGGGCGCTCCATCAGACGCTTTCGACGCCATCGCTTTTAATGGCACGCCGATCTCGTTCGGGTTTTCCAGCATTGAAGGTACACCGGGCTGGGTCGTCGTGGTCGGCATGCCCAAGGCCATTCTCGATGCCCGCTGGCAGAACCCGCTGCGCGCCTTCGGCATCGGCGTGATCGTTGCCATTCTCGTGGCGGTGCTGCTGTCCTTCTTCCTGTCCCGGCGCATCACCGGACCAATCCGAGCGATGGTGGCCCGTTCGGAGGCCATCGCGCAGAATACCAAGGCTGCCCTGCCCCCGGCGCCCGAAACCATCGTCGATGAGCTCGAAACGCTCTACAATGCGCAGGTCAATTCCCATCAGCGCCTGACCGAGCGCGCCAATGAGCTCGAGTTGTCGAGCAAGCGCTATCGCGCCGTCTCCAAGGTTGGAGCCATGGTGACCTGGCGCGCCGACAATCGCGGCAAGGTGCTGGAAATTGAAGGCTGGGAAGACTTCACCGGACGGCCAGCGGACAGCGCCCTTGGCCGCAACTGGTCCGAGCAGATCCATGAGGAAGACCTGCCCAACCTTCTCGAGACCCTCGAAAACGCCGCCCGCACCGGCGACGCGACGGTGACCGCCGAGGCGCGCGTGCGTGGCAGGAACCAGAGCTGGGTCTGGATCACGCTGAGGGCGGCGGTGATCTTTGACGCCCAGGGCGTTCCAGCCGAATGGATCGGCACGCTGGAAGACATCGACGACCGCAAGCGCATGCAGCTGCGGATCAGCCACATGGCCTATCATGACCATCTGACTGGCCTGCCCAACCGCATCAGCCTTGCCGAACATTTTGA is from Devosia sp. SD17-2 and encodes:
- a CDS encoding diguanylate cyclase is translated as MVLSDTSADTSPDRPWTVSNLLDINPGESAKLVFEVPLADGTGDQMRVTADSTAVSGKISFGEMENQTLVAVVVGNGNMITRSTEAAENLGKRVPTWEALLAVGAPSDAFDAIAFNGTPISFGFSSIEGTPGWVVVVGMPKAILDARWQNPLRAFGIGVIVAILVAVLLSFFLSRRITGPIRAMVARSEAIAQNTKAALPPAPETIVDELETLYNAQVNSHQRLTERANELELSSKRYRAVSKVGAMVTWRADNRGKVLEIEGWEDFTGRPADSALGRNWSEQIHEEDLPNLLETLENAARTGDATVTAEARVRGRNQSWVWITLRAAVIFDAQGVPAEWIGTLEDIDDRKRMQLRISHMAYHDHLTGLPNRISLAEHFEQLLHPSNAGQSCALLYIDLDKFKQANDTFGHAAGDALLKEVGTRLVAVLRKNDLAARLGGDEFAVVLGNLENPDYSQLVATRIVKSLSMPFEIDGNRIEIGASVGIAMFITGELSIEHVQFEADQALYRAKTSGRNRWSFSKSEEDERRA
- the flhA gene encoding flagellar biosynthesis protein FlhA, with the protein product MTDLTPASRPGFSLPAVKSVMDMLRSGDIALATGVMGLIVILIVPLPSIIVDMLLAISIVFSVMILMTALFIQKPLEFSSFPTVLLIATMLRLGLNLATTRLILSEGHNGTAAAGHVIEAFGNFVTGGNFIIGIVIFIILVIVNFIVITKGSGRIAEVAARFSLDAMPGKQMAIDADLSAGLIDEDTAKKRRAELEGESAFFGNMDGASKFVRGDAIAGLIITFINVAAGMAIGIMQEGLSVQEAGNVYTLLTIGDGLVSQIPALIVSTAAGILVSKSGVTGAADKALSQQFAGYPRALGMASAVMAALALLPGMPLVPFLALSGGVGYAAYRAGKSKAAREVVEKTKAAVDAAPAGAPGAPGAANAPGRAAEPPISDSLKIDDLKLELGYGLLGLVKEDETGTDRLTEQIKALRRQLALDLGFVMPPVRILDNMQLEPNDYKVRIKEVEAGHGQIHANLLMVMDPYGNQIDLPGHQTTEPTFGLPATWIDPALRDEAELRGLSIIDPSTVISTHLTEVLKANVAELLSYANVQSLLSGLPKEQQKLVEDIVPSQITVSGVQRVLQALLAERISIRDLSTILEGIAEIAGPGRSIQAISEHVRSRLARQICATNLGPDGNLPLLTLSPQWERDFAEAMVGEGENRHLAMAPSRLQQFIASIGAAFEKAAQQGELPVLITSPSIRPHVRSIIERFRPQTVVMSQNEVHPRVRLRTVGSV